A window of Drosophila gunungcola strain Sukarami chromosome 3L unlocalized genomic scaffold, Dgunungcola_SK_2 000009F, whole genome shotgun sequence genomic DNA:
TATCTAGTTACTATGcgtatataataaaaaaattataataatataatatatatatttcgatTTTCCTATTAATATTCGAATCACTAAtggatataaaataaaatcaaatttttacaaatcGTAAAAATGTGTATACCTTGAATTATATTTGTATGTGCTTAAGAACAGCGATGTTATAAATGccggtaaaaaaaatatataatttatagggCTGGGAATGTCTTGTTCACTGCTTGGCAAACTTTTAACATTCGCgttataaataattacaaatttgctattattatattttacacatttggttattttttacACATTATCTTCATGATTTTTAgctttgtttggtttggtttgtgTATGagctaaaaatgttatttttatgaaaaaaatactatttattgtaaaaatttgtCTATTTTTAGTTGTACACTAATTGTCATTGGTGGTGCTGTTGAAAACTTAGAATTTACTTGTTATTTAGGAAGTGAACGTAAGTATAAAAATAGCGCATATACAACATTATTTACTTAGGTTTACCGTTTTTCCAGCAAGTGAAATTAGTAGTTTAGTCAACCTGGAATATTTGGCAGTTTACTTTCACTGTAAAATGTCAATTAATTTGTGTGATTTGTATGGGCGTCTCAAAAAACTTCGTTGCGAGTATTTTCCTAATTTCGGAAGAGAAgcttgaattaaaaaattgttgctCAAATACTTTAAATTGGCCAATTTTTCCGCAGCTGAAAACTTTTAAGTCTTAGCCACCTtggaaaaattagttttaggTTACGTGTATTCCaagaataaattttttgaaatattaatttcctGCAAGAATCTACGCTACCTATTGCCTTCAGAAACTTCAATCTTGCTATCGCGAAAAAAAGGGATTGCCGTTAAATCTCCTTACAGATTTTAAGAAATTCAGTAAAAAACAGTTTATACAGCCTTTACTATCTATCATTACTTACCTAATTTTATGGACTGAGAAgtacatatttttgtaagtTCAACAGTAATATAATAGTTTATTTGCATATTGTCTAACTTTATACGCAAAATACCTTTTGAAAATGTGTTGGAAGATAGATACAAAATATATCAaggcaattttaaattttaataaaggtttttatttattaatggcaCAGAAAATGGAACTGAAGATCACAAAGTTGAATGCATCTACGATCTACTGTACGTAACCATAGCATACTTAGaagtacttaaaaatatatcttaaagTAAAGCATACAACAGGGAAGCACTGTGGatagaaaaaacaataaatcgGTAGATCGGTGACATTATATCCTCAAGGCAAGACGTCTCTGGGGCCTCTGTCGTTCTTTTTCCGCTTGATCCTTGCGTAGCCGAAGGATTTCCTCACCCCGCAGCTCCTTTCGCCTGCCTGGAGATATATCCCCCTTCAGGTCTATTGCCGATTCGATCCTCGAAGATCGTCGACTTATCACAAAACCACTGGATTCACTTGCAAACAACTTTTGCTGGCGTAATCGCACACATCGTTTCGGAGTTTCAGATACCTCCTCGTTCCCAGGAACCATGACGTCGTCCTCTATTGTTAACACTTCCTTGAACATTTCCTCGACGGCGGTGAAATACAGCGTGGAGTCGGAGGTCATTGTGAACCTGATGCTGGCGAACAACTGAGCGCAGAATTGATTGAAGCCAGTCAGGAGACGAGTTTGAAATGCAATTGCACGGACCACCAGACCCTAGCTACTTTTCAACCCTCGACGAGGGCCCTGGCTACCTGACTTTGACAATGGTATACATAAAACTAGGAAAACAGCTGGAGAGGCGACCGATTTTGGACTGAGGTAATGAGGGGTTTCCCTGCTGGGAAACCCTCATCCTATGACCATCCTACGTACATTCAAATTCCCATTCTCGTCCTTAaacgaatattttaaatcttaaactTTCCAGTTtcttcaacaaattttaaaataataataatatatacatttctgtaatgattatacaaatttgtttatataaaattcatGACCAGTATAAGCCTCAATGCTAGCCTCAATAACAATTAccataaaaattgtttggtAAGTCGTTAGTCCAAGTTTTcttaacactttttaaaaggTAGCGTCGGTTCGAGTTAAAGATGTAGTCACCGGAAAAAATAAGCTTAAAGCACATAATGAATCACATTTTGGCCATAATAGTATCAACAACCGGCAAATACCCAACCCTTTTTGAAAACGCACAAATCGCTCGTTGAGTTAAGTCTATagataagaacaaaaaatccCATTAACGAGCATCCGACTCGATTAGATTAAATAACGAATTGGAcagttttggtttttccttcgtttcgttttcatggaattattattattattaatgtaGCCTATAGTATAAATTCATGTCCTCAGATCAGTATTCCTTATTGAAGTAGTCGCGTATACTGCGCTTCACAATGGGCGCCATTTTAGCGACCTGATCCCGCACTTCGTTGGTATCCTTATCCTTGTGATAGAAGACCGTGAAGTAGACAATCAGGCCGATAACCACGACCATCAGAAGCGCAGAAAACACGATGCTCAGGAGCATCTTGCAGGCGCACGAACAGCAGCTGTAAGGATAAAGAGTTCGAATTAGTCAACTATATTAGAAACTATATTAGGtggcttaaatatttcaacaaaTGTCAAAAACCCTTAACCTTAAGAAAAGAAGTTCACAGCATAgtaatttcataatttaagcctaacattttagtttaagttGAGTTAATAGGGAAACTAACATATTTTTGTGTTCTgttttagttatatttaagatataatttttatttatttataacaagaCATCGGATTATATGTTAAATAGTATTCGAAACATTTGAATCCAAATGAACTTTAGTTAAGAAATCGAAGGCGATGCCGCAATAAGCAGTTAGAACCAGTTGGGAATTATAGTCCTTCAAGGTGAACATTTTCTTTTGTGAGTTgatgtaaatttttttaatatgtcaaaATTAGCTTCTATCGTAATATGCGattgttaaaaatatctttgagTCAAATGTTTAAAATCCGTTTTTACTTATAATCCAATGTTTAGATATAAAGGGGTTTATATCTATGGTGATCAATGAGTCAGGAACCGATAATGGAAACTTACCAGCAAACAACTTTGCCGGGGCATTTGAGGCATTCACAGAGAGCGTTGCACATGACGGTTGGTGATGACGGTCGTTAGTTACAATACAATATGATAAGTGGGTAAGGATTTTACGACTCCCGGTTCTCGAAGCGTTGTTGACCAACACAAATTATCAACTGAAGGGGTGAAACTGCCGTCGACCGCATTTCGGGCCGACAGGTATTGAGAGCTTTAATCATATCGggcgaaaaaaaacaataaactgaTAACGAGTCGGTTATAATTAACACGACGCCAGGGGTAAAAGTAGAATAGAGATATTGGAAAATAGAGCTTACACTCTTTATGAAGAGGGTCTCGTTAGGCATCACTTGGATCTGGTTAATTGTCCATCCCGTCGTCTCAAGACGAAATAAGAACAACCAACAATTTGAATACCGTTAATACAGCACAAAAAATGATTGCATTTCGGAGATTCCAACAcatatttgttaataattttgaacCCAAATGTTTTACACGTCTCCGGAGTAGGGTGATGTGTCATAATACCTatcatatatatgaaataataaaaaaaatagtattgcAATCGCGACAATAACCACAATAGTTATAGTTAATCGTCGATTCAAGCACATAGTGCTCCACATTAGATTTtagttacaaaatatttgtcgaAAACAAGGAATTTGATTAGGGCAGCAAAGGTATATGAATCATAATATAGTCGAGTTAAAGAGACAGTCCGTGACAAAGACAAATGGTTTCGGTCGGGAACAGATATGGGGTATACGTCCCAGATTGATTAAAGCCAAAAACCCACTTTGGGTTTTTCCCACTCCCAACAGTAttctattttaaaagtattactGAGCAGGAAGTCATATAATTGTTATCATTGACGATGCCCTGATAGAAACTTTCTTGTATTGCTCCTCAACTAAAGAGTCGCTTTGGGAATTTAGTAATCTCTGCGGAAAACACCATTagctgataaaaaaaaaattggaatagTGGTTAATATAGTAAGAAACTTGCGCTGTGGGAAACATTAAGCACCTTATCTACTTAATcattaaatctaaaataaagtaaataagttgaaaatataataaaaaaaacttttttacctCAAAGTTGTATTGTTCTAAacatggttttgttttttttttatctacaGGAAATGTAACTATATCTTAATATcattagaaaatatttgactgaacgatttatttatatgcttaTCAACATTTTTCCGGATCTGCCTTTCCATATGGCATTATAATAAATTAGCAAATGACTTAAACTTACCAGCAAATGACTTTGCCAGGACATTTGAGGCATTCACAAAGAGCGTTGCACATGATGAAGGCGGTTGAGGGCTAAGGTGTGGATTCTCCGGATTTCGATGTGGTCTTGACCAATCCAAATGAATAACTGACACCTCTTTTTGTGCAAATTTTCACATTTGGCGGCGACAGTTATGAAAAGCTTTCAGCACATTGATCTATACAGAGAGAATCTGATAAAGATTCGGTTCTGATTACAACGATCAAAAGagggaaattaaaaataaagcttaaatTGATTGTATGTGTGACAAGTTTTTGTAAGGCATCAgttcaaaattatttgttatttttcatccacataaaatataatataaaaatactgaagccttttgttttgttaccatttttaattaaggagGAAAGAAATTAACTGCCATAATAGATTAAACCATGATAAAACCATGGTCCGTAAAATCGAAAGCTAATCAATGCTTGAGTTTAAATTTTAGGGGGTTTACTCAAGCTCTCCGACAATAGTAATCTCAAAATAATCTTTATTACTGCCAATAATGGAATACACATACTTATTTACTTTTCAAGATAAACGTTTAAAAATACACTTAAGGTAGGTTCAGTTCCTAAGAACCCTATCGATGCTAAAAAATCATATCATGATAGAAAGCtttgaacatttaaagaaGAAAATTACCTAACCAATTGTCAAAAGACCTTAAGTTTGGAGATAACTTCCGAAAGGATGAGCCatgtttaattatataatttaatttttcttatatattatattataaattttctcatatattattatactaTAAATTTTctcatatattattatattataaattttcttatatattattatattataaattttcttatatattataatattataaatgacTCATGAAATTTATTGATAGTTGAACCTATgctgtttgaattttttctctttctgCTGGGGCCATAAGTAAACAGAGAAAAACTCACAATGTTAGTTTCCATTAATGCAGGTCGCCGATATTCGGTTTTTTCACGTTACCCGATGCCAACTGCTGATGTAGACAATTTGATGGACTTCTTTGGACACTTACAACGTAAGCAGACCTCTGGCTCTAAGCTCAGTCTGAATTCGGGTTGAATGATGGTGACACAAGTGGTCCTCTGTTTGGGAGTTCTCTTAGTTGGCCTGGCCTTAGCCTCAGAAGCCTGGCTGCTATCGCAATCCGACCTAAACGAGTCCAGTTATTACGTGCGCCACCTGTCGATGCACTTTTCGCGCGTTTTTCTCAGTGTCAATGTGGAAAGCAATGAATTTGCCACTCTGATCGAAGCGCAGTGGCCGGTTTCGTACTTTCCCATGCCCACGGTGGTGTTTCCCAATGCCGATGTTCATGCCAACGGAGACCATGATGACTGCTCGCTCCTGCAACAGGCCCACTGGTCGCAGGTGGATGCACTGAGTCGACTGTGGGTCATGGACATTGGGGTCCCGGGCAGCAGGTGCCCGCCCCGTCTGTTTGTCTTCGATTTGATACGCAACAATGCGGAACTGTTGCGCATCGATTGTGGTCAGCATATAGGCCGCCAACGACACCCAATCTCTGGTGGTGCAAATGGGTCCCAAGGGTCCGGGTTGCGAACAGGAGCGACACATTTACTTCATCGTGGGTCATGGTGCCGGAAATTCTCGCCTACGACGTCCTGGAACAGACATGGCAACGTCGCCCATTGCAAAGTCACAAGTTCGAGCACATGAACCAATCGTTTCCCATCAAACCGGTGGACTTCACATTCGGTCTTCAGGGCGAACTCATCCTCTGCGATCAGGATGGCGACCTCTACAGCACCGTGGATAGACTGGAAATGGAAGGCAAACATGAGTTACTCTCCACTTCTATAGAAAACAGCATAAAACTCACCCATTTGGGCAGTCTCCTCGGCAGCAGTCGCAGCATGATCATCGATAATTTTGGAACCTTGTACTATGTGATCCCCAAGTTCGGAGCCGTTGTGAGATGTGCCAAACTGGCCAACATAACGGCCGAGGGCAATGAAATCATATATCTCACCTCGAAGAACATCCAGCAGATATTCTTCACCTCCAACGATGCCTTGTGGGTGCTTAGTGATCGGGTTCTAAACGCCCAGGACATGTGCTTTCCTAGCTTATAGTAACAAATAcaagtaatataaatatactcATATGGAATTCCAAAAACCGTCGACCTTGTGtatatgttttgtttattattcgTTTCGACTGGCTTGGGGTGATGTGACTCGTTTGGTTTGGTAATAATGCTATGAATGGTTAATAGAccgaaaaacaattaaattaatggcTAACAGTTTGCTTATTCAGATAACCCATTAAGGCCTGCAACCGCTTCTTGATGTTCTTCTGATCGTCCAGCGTGCAGCCGAGCAGAACGCTCTCGAATTTCTTATCCACCGGGCCCAAGTCCGCCTCCGGCAGGGTGTCCATCCGCCCGGATGGATCCAtggagctgctgcagcaggcATTCAAGTACAACTGGCAACGTTGGCGCGCGATCACCGGATCGCCCATCTTGATCATCGTGTCGATCAATGCATTTATCTGGCTGAGGGAATCCTCCTGCGAGTTGTCGCGCACAGTGCGCACATTCAGCTCCACGGTGCCCAAACGCGAGCTAACCCGCTGTATATACAACATGATCTCCTCACGTTCAGCTGAAAGAAAATCGTGATTAGTTCATGTTGAATCAGTAAGCGGGGAAGATGAGATAAATAACTGAGTAAAGGGTAAAAAAAAGGTTGCACTTGATTTTAAATGGGTATCACCGTAAGATGGTACTCCTACTCATCTCTTTTTTGCTATAAGTAACAATACTTATATCTTAAATTCCTATGCTTAAATCAAGTATTTCTTGACATTTTGTATCTAAAAGCAAAATACTTGTTTCTACAATTATgaactttgaatttaaaagtaaagaaCATTTTACTAAAATAATGGCAAatccaaacaacaaaattactATTCTATGTctgaaacaatattttaattatttgttgtatttctcactttaaaatatatttttttgaatcagttttacaaaattttaaaacgattttaaaCAACTTTGCTCTTTCCTCtgctttatttaaaagaatagTAATACAATtatggttaaaaaataataataccaaataaatacaGCGTATTTGACTTGATTTCGATagaacttaatttaaaaacaaattagattccttcttaaaaattattaaatattattaggacctaaaaattaagttttacaACTGTGTATCGGagatttaaaagaaaaggatattaaaaaaattcgatttgtCAATTATCTTTGAACTAAAATTGGTTTCAGCATGaattaaaaagtcaaatattcttgccttaattttttgttcaaatttaagTCAAATTTTATCCGCGgtgctaaaaaaaatctcTTTCAACCAAATTCCCACCGAATTTGTTTCGATCTTcggctaaaattaaattgaatgaGTACTCTATAGCAT
This region includes:
- the LOC128259852 gene encoding uncharacterized protein LOC128259852 yields the protein MTSDSTLYFTAVEEMFKEVLTIEDDVMVPGNEEVSETPKRCVRLRQQKLFASESSGFVISRRSSRIESAIDLKGDISPGRRKELRGEEILRLRKDQAEKERQRPQRRLALRI
- the LOC128259855 gene encoding protein midgut expression 1 isoform X1 codes for the protein MCNALCECLKCPGKVVCCCCSCACKMLLSIVFSALLMVVVIGLIVYFTVFYHKDKDTNEVRDQVAKMAPIVKRSIRDYFNKEY
- the LOC128259855 gene encoding protein midgut expression 1 isoform X2; this encodes MCNALCECLKCPGKVICCCCSCACKMLLSIVFSALLMVVVIGLIVYFTVFYHKDKDTNEVRDQVAKMAPIVKRSIRDYFNKEY
- the LOC128259831 gene encoding LOW QUALITY PROTEIN: uncharacterized protein LOC128259831 (The sequence of the model RefSeq protein was modified relative to this genomic sequence to represent the inferred CDS: deleted 2 bases in 2 codons) → MMVTQVVLCLGVLLVGLALASEAWLLSQSDLNESSYYVRHLSMHFSRVFLSVNVESNEFATLIEAQWPVSYFPMPTVVFPNADVHANGDHDDCSLLQQAHWSQVDALSRLWVMDIGVPGSRCPPRLFVFDLIRNNAELLRIDCGQHIGANDTQSLVVQMGPKGPGCEQERHIYFIVGMVPEILAYDVLEQTWQRRPLQSHKFEHMNQSFPIKPVDFTFGLQGELILCDQDGDLYSTVDRLEMEGKHELLSTSIENSIKLTHLGSLLGSSRSMIIDNFGTLYYVIPKFGAVVRCAKLANITAEGNEIIYLTSKNIQQIFFTSNDALWVLSDRVLNAQDMCFPSL